In a genomic window of Struthio camelus isolate bStrCam1 chromosome 16, bStrCam1.hap1, whole genome shotgun sequence:
- the ORAI2 gene encoding protein orai-2 isoform X2: MSSELNVPVDPSTPACCSEPGTKGMDYRDWVRRSYLELVTSNHHSVQALSWRKLYLSRAKLKASSRTSALLSGFAMVAMVEVQLEMQYQYPQMLLIAFSACTTVLVAVHLFALLISTCILPNVEAVSNIHNLNSISESPHERMHPYIELAWGFSTVLGILLFLAEVVLLCWIKFLPVDSILKNETTIIQKPSGHAGWQAALVSTIIMVPVGLIFVVFTIHFYRSLVRHKTERHNREIEELHKLKVQLDGHDRGMQVV; encoded by the exons ATGAGTTCTGAATTAAATGTTCCGGTGGATCCTTCCACTCCTGCTTGCTGCTCTGAACCTGGCACAAAAGGCATGGATTATCGGGACTGGGTCCGCCGCAGCTATCTGGAATTGGTCACATCAAATCACCACTCCGTTCAGGCCCTTTCATGGAGAAAATTGTACCTGAGCCGAGCCAAACTCAAAGCTTCCAGCAgaacctctgctctgctctccggGTTTGCAATG GTTGCCATGGTGGAGGTGCAGTTGGAAATGCAGTACCAGTACCCTCAGATGCTGCTGATCGCTTTCAGTGCCTGCACAACAGTGCTGGTGGCCGTTCATCTCTTTGCCTTGCTCATCAGCACCTGCATTCTGCCCAACGTGGAAGCAGTGAGCAACATCCACAACCTGAACTCCATCAGCGAATCCCCACATGAGCGCATGCATCCCTACATAGAGCTGGCGTGGGGCTTCTCCACAGTCTTGGGAATCCTCCTTTTCCTTGCGGAAGTTGTGCTTTTGTGCTGGATAAAATTTCTGCCTGTGGACTCCATCCTGAAAAATGAGACCACCATCATCCAGAAGCCCAGTGGCCACGCGGGTTGGCAGGCAGCCCTGGTCTCTACCATCATCATGGTCCCAGTGGGTCTGATCTTTGTTGTCTTCACCATTCACTTCTACCGGTCTTTGGTGCGGCACAAAACGGAGCGCCACAACCGGGAGATTGAAGAGCTTCACAAACTGAAAGTGCAGTTAGACGGGCATGACAGAGGCATGCAGGTAGTgtga
- the PRKRIP1 gene encoding PRKR-interacting protein 1: MAAPSAPRPPRPRKEPQPLVIPRSAAEEQRLRLERLMRNPEKTVPIPEKLNEWAPRPPPEFVRDVMGSSAGAGSGEFHVYRHLRRREYQRQDFMDAMAEKQKLDEEFQKKLERNKMIAEEQTAKRRRKRQKLKEKKLQAKKNKLEQKKQEKESDQSQEQASSEDDEDSKEEEEKEDDAEEPSFVMGRG; encoded by the exons ATGGCGGcgccctcggccccgcgcccgccgcggccccgcaaGGAGCCGCAGCCGCTCGTCatcccgcgcagcgccgccgagGAGCAGCGCCTCCGCCTCGAGCGGCTCATGAGGAACCCG GAAAAGACTGTACCAATTCCTGAAAAACTGAATGAGTGGGCCCCACGACCTCCCCCGGAGTTTGTTAGAGATGTGATGG GTTCCAGTGCTGGAGCTGGCAGTGGGGAGTTTCATGTGTACCGGCATCTTCGTCGGCGAGAGTACCAGAGGCAAGATTTCATGGATGCCATGGCTGAGAAG CAAAAACTAGATGAGGAATTCCAGAAGAAACTGGAGAGGAATAAGATGATTGCGGAAGAACAAACAGCAAAACGCAGAAGGAAGCG tcagaagttaaaagagaagaaactgcaagctaagaaaaataaacttgaacaaaagaagcaggaaaaag AATCTGATCAATCTCAAGAGCAAGCAAGCAGCGAGGATGATGAAGAtagcaaggaggaggaagagaaggaagatgacGCTGAAGAGCCAAGTTTCGTAATGGGAAGAGGATGA
- the ORAI2 gene encoding protein orai-2 isoform X1, with amino-acid sequence MRDSLHSSTPSRSCVSFIMSSELNVPVDPSTPACCSEPGTKGMDYRDWVRRSYLELVTSNHHSVQALSWRKLYLSRAKLKASSRTSALLSGFAMVAMVEVQLEMQYQYPQMLLIAFSACTTVLVAVHLFALLISTCILPNVEAVSNIHNLNSISESPHERMHPYIELAWGFSTVLGILLFLAEVVLLCWIKFLPVDSILKNETTIIQKPSGHAGWQAALVSTIIMVPVGLIFVVFTIHFYRSLVRHKTERHNREIEELHKLKVQLDGHDRGMQVV; translated from the exons ATGCGTGACTCTCTGCATTCATCTACTCCTTCTAGGAGCTG CGTCTCTTTCATCATGAGTTCTGAATTAAATGTTCCGGTGGATCCTTCCACTCCTGCTTGCTGCTCTGAACCTGGCACAAAAGGCATGGATTATCGGGACTGGGTCCGCCGCAGCTATCTGGAATTGGTCACATCAAATCACCACTCCGTTCAGGCCCTTTCATGGAGAAAATTGTACCTGAGCCGAGCCAAACTCAAAGCTTCCAGCAgaacctctgctctgctctccggGTTTGCAATG GTTGCCATGGTGGAGGTGCAGTTGGAAATGCAGTACCAGTACCCTCAGATGCTGCTGATCGCTTTCAGTGCCTGCACAACAGTGCTGGTGGCCGTTCATCTCTTTGCCTTGCTCATCAGCACCTGCATTCTGCCCAACGTGGAAGCAGTGAGCAACATCCACAACCTGAACTCCATCAGCGAATCCCCACATGAGCGCATGCATCCCTACATAGAGCTGGCGTGGGGCTTCTCCACAGTCTTGGGAATCCTCCTTTTCCTTGCGGAAGTTGTGCTTTTGTGCTGGATAAAATTTCTGCCTGTGGACTCCATCCTGAAAAATGAGACCACCATCATCCAGAAGCCCAGTGGCCACGCGGGTTGGCAGGCAGCCCTGGTCTCTACCATCATCATGGTCCCAGTGGGTCTGATCTTTGTTGTCTTCACCATTCACTTCTACCGGTCTTTGGTGCGGCACAAAACGGAGCGCCACAACCGGGAGATTGAAGAGCTTCACAAACTGAAAGTGCAGTTAGACGGGCATGACAGAGGCATGCAGGTAGTgtga